One part of the Lycium ferocissimum isolate CSIRO_LF1 chromosome 8, AGI_CSIRO_Lferr_CH_V1, whole genome shotgun sequence genome encodes these proteins:
- the LOC132067435 gene encoding probable inactive receptor kinase At1g27190: MTTNSTNPIFFFTLFFLIFTPTPSFSIENDVKCLEGIKSALSDPLNKLSSWSFSNTSVGSICKLVGVSCWNEKENRLISLQLPSMSLSGSLPPDLQFCSSLQSLDLSRNSLSGSLPVQICSWLPYLVNLDLSGNSFTGSIPPEFINCKFLNTLLLNDNKLAGSIPFEIGRLDRLKRFSVSNNGLSGSIPDDLDRFLKDDFEGNNGLCGVPLGNKCSKLSNKNLVIIIAAGVVGALGSLILGFGIWRWFLVQPNQEDRELGDGKGTSNNSSDWVEKLRAFKLVQVTLFQKPINKIKLNDLLAATNSFDSGNIVISTRTGVSYRAMLPDGSALAIKRLSSCKMSEKQFRSEMNRLGQLRHPNLVPLLGFCIVDTERLLVYKHMQNGSLYSLLHGNLSTGVRNGDFELVWPARLRIAAGAARGLAWLHHGCQPPYLHQYLSSNVILVDDDLDARITDFGLARLVGSADSNDSSFVNGDLGEFGYVAPEYSSTLVASMKGDVYSFGVVLLELVTGRKPLGAGNAEEGFKGSLVDWVNQLSRSGRSRDAVDKSFIGRGQDDEILQVLQIACSCVVSRPKDRPSMYTVYQSLKSLVKEHCFSEHFDEFPINLTKQNHDHKD; the protein is encoded by the coding sequence ATGACAACAAACTCAACCAACcccattttcttcttcactcTTTTCTTCCTCATTTTCACTCCAACACCATCTTTCTCCATTGAAAATGATGTTAAATGTCTTGAAGGTATCAAATCTGCACTTTCTGATCCACTAAACAAGCTCTCATCTTGGTCATTTTCCAACACTTCTGTTGGTTCAATTTGCAAACTTGTTGGTGTTTCTTGTtggaatgaaaaagaaaacaggCTCATTTCACTTCAACTTCCTTCTATGTCTTTATCTGGTTCATTACCTCCTGATCTTCAGTTTTGTAGTTCACTTCAATCACTTGATCTTTCTAGGAACTCACTTTCAGGTTCACTACCTGTTCAAATTTGTTCTTGGTTACCTTATTTAGTTAATCTTGATCTTTCTGGTAACTCTTTTACTGGTTCTATACCACCTGAGTTTATTAACTGCAAATTCTTGAATACCCTTTTGCTAAATGACAACAAACTTGCTGGATCAATACCATTTGAGATTGGCAGGTTGGACCGGTTGAAACGGTTCAGTGTGTCAAACAATGGTCTTTCAGGTTCAATTCCTGATGATTTAGACAGGTTCTTGAAAGATGATTTTGAAGGGAATAATGGACTTTGTGGGGTCCCACTTGGAAATAAATGTAGTAAGTTGAGTAACAAGaatcttgttattattataGCTGCTGGTGTTGTTGGTGCTTTAGGATCTTTGATTCTTGGATTTGGGATTTGGAGATGGTTTTTGGTTCAGCCAAACCAGGAAGATAGAGAGCTTGGTGATGGTAAAGGTACTAGTAATAATAGTAGTGATTGGGTTGAAAAGTTGAGAGCTTTTAAGCTTGTTCAGGTTACATTGTTTCAAAAACCTATTAACAAGATAAAGTTGAATGATTTATTAGCTGCTACTAATTCTTTTGATAGTGGCAACATCGTTATTTCAACTAGGACTGGTGTTTCTTATAGAGCTATGTTGCCTGATGGATCTGCATTAGCTATTAAAAGGTTGAGTAGTTGTAAGATGAGTGAAAAACAGTTTAGGTCCGAGATGAATCGGTTGGGGCAGCTTAGACACCCTAATTTAGTGCCTTTATTAGGTTTTTGTATAGTTGATACTGAAAGGCTTTTGGTGTATAAGCATATGCAGAATGGAAGTTTGTATTCCCTTTTACATGGTAATCTTAGTACTGGTGTTAGGAATGGTGATTTCGAGCTCGTTTGGCCAGCAAGGCTTAGGATTGCTGCTGGTGCAGCTAGAGGACTTGCTTGGCTACACCATGGATGTCAACCGCCGTACTTGCATCAGTACCTTAGCTCGAACGTGATTCTTGTAGACGATGATCTTGATGCTAGGATCACGGATTTCGGGCTTGCAAGGCTTGTTGGTTCTGCTGACTCGAACGATAGTTCGTTTGTTAATGGGGATTTGGGAGAGTTTGGTTATGTGGCTCCTGAATATTCGAGCACATTGGTTGCTTCAATGAAAGGGGATGTGTACAGTTTTGGTGTCGTGCTGCTCGAGTTGGTTACAGGGAGAAAGCCTCTTGGTGCTGGTAATGCAGAGGAGGGATTCAAAGGTAGCTTAGTTGATTGGGTTAATCAGCTTTCAAGGTCAGGTCGAAGTAGGGATGCGGTTGATAAGTCTTTTATCGGAAGAGGTCAAGATGATGAAATTTTGCAAGTTCTTCAAATTGCTTGTTCTTGTGTAGTTTCAAGGCCGAAAGATAGACCTTCCATGTACACTGTGTACCAGTCCTTGAAGAGCCTGGTGAAAGAACATTGTTTTTCTGAACACTTTGATGAATTTCCAATCAACTTGACCAAgcaaaatcatgatcataagGATTAG